Within the Luteimonas sp. JM171 genome, the region GGCGCGCTCGCAGCGCGATCCGCTTGAACTCCGGCCCGACGGCAGCCCGGCCCATCCCGGTGGGCATCCGATGCACCCGGACGCGGTATTCGTGGGTTACGCCTGGCGCATGACCCCGTCGCCGCCGCGCCAGATGACCCAGATCGGCGTTGACCAGGTGCGCGAGCTCTCCGAGCGGCTGGGCAAGTCCGCACAGTACGGCGGCGCCAAGGTCGCAATCATCGACCCGGCCGAGGCCATGAACGAAAGCGCCTGCAACGCGCTCCTCAAGACCCTGGAGGAGCCGCAGCCGGGCCGCTACATGTGGCTGGTGGCGGCCAGCCCGATGCGCCTGCCGGCGACGATCCGCAGCCGTTGCCAGCGGCTGGAATTCCGGCTGCCCGCGCGTGACGAAGCGCTGGCGTGGCTGGGCGGGCAGGGCCATGACCCGGGGGCGGCCGGCGAGGCCCTGGATGCAGCGCGCGGGCATCCCGGCCTGGCTGCGGCGTGGCTGCGCGATGGCGGAATGGAGCTGCGGCAGGAGGTGGCCGCGGACCTGGGCGCGCTGGCGCGCGGCGAGCTCGCTCCATCCGAGGCCGCGCGGCGCTGGACTGCCGACGGCGCCCGGGCTTCAGAGCGCCTGGCCCATGCGGCGGACCTGGCCGCAGCCAGGGCCGCAGGCTTGACCGACCCGGGGCGAACCCGCAGGCTTGCCGGGTGGTTTGACGAGGCCAACCGCACCCGCGACCTGCTGCGCACTACGGTGCGCGCCGATCTCGCGGTGGCCGGGCTGCTCCTGCGCTGGCGCGAGCTGGCCGGGGCGGGGCGCTGAACCACACGACGAGGAGGACGCAGGACATGGGGGCAACCGGACCGGGCGCGAGACAGGGGATCCTGTCGCTGGCGGTGAAGGACAAGGCGGCGCTCTACAACGCCTACATGCCGTATCTCAAGCACGGCGGCATCTTCGTGCCCACGCCCAAGCGCTACTTCCTGGGCGACGAGGTCTTCCTGCTGCTCACCTTGCCCGAGACCAAGGATCGCCTGCCGGTGGCCGGCAAGGTGGTGTGGGTCACGCCCGTGGGCGCGCAGGGCAACCGCACCGCCGGCGTGGGCGTGCAGTTCGCCGACACCAACGAGGGCGAAACCGTGAAGGGCAGGATCGAGACCCTGCTGGCCGGCACCCTCAATTCGGACAAGCCGACCCACACGATGTAGCGCTGGGCCCGCACTTGCGGGCCATCACTGCTGCCGGGTCAGCGCAGC harbors:
- the holB gene encoding DNA polymerase III subunit delta', which gives rise to MSAMPTLSAPWQERMYAQAVQALESGRMGHALLLSGPERLGKRAVAERLAQYLLCRSPSSGQPCGSCRSCELYVARSQRDPLELRPDGSPAHPGGHPMHPDAVFVGYAWRMTPSPPRQMTQIGVDQVRELSERLGKSAQYGGAKVAIIDPAEAMNESACNALLKTLEEPQPGRYMWLVAASPMRLPATIRSRCQRLEFRLPARDEALAWLGGQGHDPGAAGEALDAARGHPGLAAAWLRDGGMELRQEVAADLGALARGELAPSEAARRWTADGARASERLAHAADLAAARAAGLTDPGRTRRLAGWFDEANRTRDLLRTTVRADLAVAGLLLRWRELAGAGR
- a CDS encoding PilZ domain-containing protein, coding for MGATGPGARQGILSLAVKDKAALYNAYMPYLKHGGIFVPTPKRYFLGDEVFLLLTLPETKDRLPVAGKVVWVTPVGAQGNRTAGVGVQFADTNEGETVKGRIETLLAGTLNSDKPTHTM